The following is a genomic window from Halichoerus grypus chromosome 5, mHalGry1.hap1.1, whole genome shotgun sequence.
CGAGGAGGAGATCCGCGTGGTGCGGCTGCAGCTGGAGGCTACCGAGCGCCAGCGCGGCGGGGCGGAGGGCGAGCTGCAGGCCCTGCGCGCGCGGGCTGAGGAGGCCGAGGCACAGAAGCGCCAGGCGCAGGAGGAGGCAGAGCGCTTGCGGCGGCAGGTGCAGGACGAGAGCCAGCGCAAGCGACAGGCGGAGGCCGAGCTGGCCCTGCGCGTCAAGGCGGAGGCCGAGGCGGCCCGGGAAAAGCAGCGGGCCCTGCAGGCGCTGGAGGAGCTGCAGCTCCAGGCGGAGGAGGCGGAGCGGCGCCTCCGGCAGGCGGAGGCCGAGCGGGCGCGCCAGGTGCAGGTGGCCCTGGAGACGGCGCAGCGCAGCGCCGAGGTGGAGCTGCAGAGCAAGCGCGCCTCGTTCGCGGAGAAGACGGCGCAGCTGGAGCGCACGCTGCAGGAAGAGCACGTGGCGGTGGCGCAGCTGCGGGAGGAGGCCGCGCGGCAGGCGCAGCGGCAGGCCGAGGCGGAGCGCGCCCGGGAGGAGGCCGAGCGGGAGCTGGAGCGCTGGCGGCTGAAGGCCAACGAGGCACTGCGCCTGCGCCTGCAGGCCGAGGAGGTGGCGCAGCAGAAGAGCCTCGCGCAGGCGGAGGCGGAGCAGCAGAAGGAGGCGGCGGAGCGCGAGGCCCGGCGCCGCGGCAAGGCGGAGGAGCAGGCCGTGCGGCAGCGGGAGCTGGCCGAGCAGGAGCTGGAGAAGCAGCGGCAGCTGGCGGAGGGCACTGCCCAGCAGCGCCTGGCGGCGGAGCAGGAGCTGATCCGGCTGCGGGCCGGCacggagcagggggagcagcagcggCAGCTCCTGGAGGAGGCGCTGGCCCGGCTGCAGCGCGAGGCGGACGCGGCTGCGCAGAAGCGCCAGGAGCTGGAGGCGGAGCTGGCGACAGTGCGCGCGGAGATGGAGGTGCTGCTGGCCAGCAAGGCGCGCGCCGAGGAGGAGTCGCGCTCCACCAGCGAGAAGTCCAAGCAGAGGCTGGAGGCCGAGGCCAGCCGCTTCCGCGAGCTGGCCGAGGAGGCCGCTCGCCTGCGCGCCCTGGCCGAGGAGACCAAGCGGCAGCGGCAGCTGGCTGAGGAGGACGCGGCGCAGCAGCGGGCCGAGGCGGAGCGGGTGCTGGCCGAGAAGCTGGCCGCCATCAGTGAGGCCACGCGGCTCAAGACCGAGGCGGAGATCGCGCTCAAGGAGAAGGAGGCGGAGAACGAGCGTCTGCGGCGGCTGGCGGAGGACGAGGCCTTCCAGCGGCGGCGGCTGGAGGAGCAGGCGGCCCAGCACAAGGCGGACATCGAGGAGCGGCTGATGCAGCTGCGTAAGGCGTCCGACAACGAGCTGGAGCGGCAGAAGGGGCTGGTGGAGGACACGCTGCGGCAGCGGCGGCAGGTGGAGGAGGAGATCCTGGCCCTCAAGGCGAGCTTCGAGAAGGCGGCCGCCGGCAAGgcggagctggagctggagctggggcgCATCCGCAGCAGTGCCGAGGACACGCTGCGCAGCAAGGAGCAGGCTGAGCGGGAGGCTGCGCGGCAGCGGCAGCTGGCGGCCGAGGAGGAGCAGCGGCGCCGCGAGGCTGAGGAGCGTGTGCAGAAGAGCCTGGTGGCGGAGGAGGAGGCCGCGCGGCAGCGCAAGTTGGCGCTGGAGGAGGTGGAGCGGCTCAAGGCCAAGGTGGAGGAGGCGCGGCGCCTGCGCGAGCGGGCGGAGCAGGAGTCGGCGCGGCAGCTGCAGCTGGCGCAGGAGGCCGCCCAGAAGCGGCTGCAGGCGGAGGAGAAGGCGCACGCCTTTGCGGTGCAGCGGAAGGAGCAGGAGCTGCAGCAGACGCTCCAGCAGGAGCAGAGCGTGCTGGAGCGGCTGCGCGGCGAGGCAGAGGCCGCACGGCGGGCGGCCGAGGAGGCGGAGGAGGCCCGGGAGCGCGCCGAGCTGGAGGCGGCTCAGTCCCGGCAGCAGGTGGAAGAGGCCGAGCGGCTGAAGCAGTTGGCGGAAGAGCAGGCGCGGGCCCGGGCGCAGGCGCAGGCCGCCGCGGAGAAGCTGCGCAAGGAGGCGGAGCAGGAGGCGGCCCGACGGGCGCAGGCCGAGCAGGCGGCCCTGAAGCAGAAGCAGGCGGCCGACGCCGAGATGGAAAAGCACAAGAAGTTTGCGGAGCAGACGCTGCGGCAGAAGGCGCAGGTGGAGCAGGAACTGACCGCCCTGCGGCTGCAGCTGGAGGAGACTGACCACCAGAAGGGCATCTTGGACGAGGAGCTGCAGCGGCTCAAGGCGGAGGTGACGGAGGCAGCCCGGCAGCGCAGCCAGGTGGAGGAGGAGCTCTTCTCCGTGCGCGTGCAGATGGAGGAGCTGAGCAAGCTCAAGGCGCGCATCGAGGCGGAGAACCGCGCGCTCATCCTGCGTGACAAGGACAACACCCAGCGCTTCCTGCAGGAGGAGGCCGAGAAGATGAAGCAGGTTGCGGAGGAGGCGGCCCGGCTGAGCGTGGCGGTCCAGGAGGCGGCCCGGCTGCGGCAGCTGGCCGAGGAGGACCTGGCGCAACAGCGGGCCTTGGCCGAAAAGATGCTCAAGGAGAAGATGCAGGCGGTGCAAGAGGCCACGCGCCTCCAAGCCGAGGCGGAGCTGCTGCAGCAGCAGAAGGAGCTCGCGCAGGAGCAGGCGCGGCAGCTGCAGGAGGACAAGGAGCAGATGGCGCAGCAGCTGGCGCAGGAGACGCAGGGCTTCCAGCGGACTCTGGAGCTGGAGCGGCAGCGGCAGCTGGAGATGAGCGCGGAGGCCGAGCGCCTGAAGCTCCGCGTGGCCGAGCTGAGCCAGGCGCAGGCCCGTGCCGAGGAGGATGCCCAGCGCTTCCGCAGACAGGCCGAGGAGATCGGCGAGAAGCTGCACCGCACCGAGCTCGCCACGCAGGAGAAGGTGACGCTGGTGCACACACTTGAGGTCCAGCGGCAGCAGAGTGACCATGACGCCGAGCGCCTCCGAGCGGCCATTGCTGAGCTGGAGCGTGAGAAGGAGAAGCTCCAGGAGGAGGCCTCGCTGCTGCAGCAGAAGTCCGAGGAGGTACCGGCCCGCCCTCCCCGAGCAGGTGGGTGGGCCCGGGGGGCCGCGGCGTCCCTGAccgttccctccctctctccagatGCAGGTGGTGCAACAGGAGCAGCTGCTGCAGGAGACGCGGGCGCTGCAGCAGAGCTTCCTGTCGGAGAAGGACCGCCTGCTGCAGCGGGAGCAGTGCATCGAGCAGGAGAAGGCCAAGCTGGAGCAGCTGTTCCAGGACGAGGTGGCCAAGGCGCAGCAGCTGCGCGAGgagcagcagcggcagcagcagcagatgGCGCAGGAGCGGCAGCGGCTGATGGCCAGCATGGAGGAGGCCCTGCAGCGCCAGCGCGACGCGGAGGAGGGCGTGCGGCgcaagcaggaggagctgcagcagctgcagcagcagcggcagcagcaggaGAAGCTGCTGGCCGAGGAGAACCGGCGGCTGCGCGAGCGGCTGCAGCGCCTGGAGGAGGAGCACCGGGCCGCGGTGGCGCAGTCCGAGGAGATCGCCGCCTCGCAGGCCGTGGCCGCCAAAGCCCTGCCCAACGGCCGGGACGCGCCTGACGGCCCGGCCGTGGAGGTGGAGAGCGAGCACGCGTTTGACGGGCTGCGGCGGAAGGTGCCGGCCCAGCGGCTGCAGGAGGTCGGCGTCCTGAGCTCGGAGGAGCTGCAGCGGCTGGCCGAGGGCCGCACAACGGTGGCTGAGCTTGCCCAGCGGGAGGACGTGCGCCGGTACCTGCAGGGCCGCAGCGGCATCGCCGGGCTGCTGCTGAAGCCCACCAACGAGAAGCTGAGCGTCTATGCGGCCCTCCAGCGGCAGCTGCTGAGCCCGGGCACGGCGCTCATCCTGCTCGAGGCTCAGGCCGCCTCCGGCTTCCTCCTGGACCCCGTGCGGAATCGGCGGCTGACTGTCAACGAGGCCGTGAAGGAAGGCGTGGTGGGCCCCGAGCTGCACCACAAGCTGCTGTCGGCCGAGCGCGCCGTCACCGGCTACAAGGACCCCTACACCGGGGAGCAGATCTCCCTCTTCCAGGCCATGAAGAAGGACCTCGTCGTCCGCGACCACGGCATCCGCCTGCTGGAGGCCCAGATCGCCACGGGCGGCATCATCGACCCCGTGCACAGCCACCGCGTGCCCGTGGACGTGGCCTACCAGCGCGGCTACTTCGACGAGGAGATGAGCCGCGTCCTGGCGGACCCGAGCGACGACACCAAGGGCTTCTTCGACCCCAACACGCACGAGAACCTCACGTACCTGCAGCTGCTGGAGCGCTGTGTGGAGGACCCCGAGACGGGCCTGCGCCTGCTGCCTCTCACCGACCAGGCCGCCAGGGGCGGTGAGCTGGTCTACACAGACTCGGAGGCTCGGGACGTGTTCGAGAAAGCCACCGTGTCAGCACCATTCGGCAAGTTCCGGGGCAGGACGGTGACCATCTGGGAGCTCATCAACTCCGAGTACTTCACGGCAGAGCAGCGGCGGGACCTGCTGCGGCAGTTTCGCACGGGCAAGGTCACCGTGGAGAAGATCATCAAGATCGTCATCACCGTGGTGGAGGAGCATGAGCAGAAGGACCAGCTCTGCTTCGAGGGCCTGCGCGCCCTGGTGCCCGCCGCCGAGCTGCTGGAGAGCGGGGTCATCGACCGTGACCTCTACCACCAGCTGCAGCGGGGCGAGCGCTCAGTGCGAGAGGTGGCGGAGGTGGGTGCCGTGCGGCGGGCTCTGCGGGGCGCCAATGTCATCGCAGGGGTGTGGCTGGAGGAGGCGGGGCAGAAGCTGAGCATCTACGAGGCCCTGAAGAAAGATCTCCTGCCTCCAGAGGCGGCCGTGGCTCTCCTGGAGGCCCAGGCCGGCACCGGCCACATCATTGACCCCGCCACGAGTGCCCGGCTCACCGTGGACGAGGCGGTGCGTGCCGGCCTGGTGGGGCCTGAGTTGCACGAGAAGTTGCTGTCGGCCGAGAAGGCCGTCACCGGCTACAAGGACCCCTACTCGGGGCAGAGCGTCTCCCTGTTCCAGGCCCTGAAGAAGGGCCTCATCCCAAGGGAGCAGGGTCTGCGTCTGCTCGATGCCCAGCTGTCCACAGGTGGCATCGTGGACCCGAGCAAGAGCCACCGTGTGCCCGTGGACGTGGCCTGTGCCCGCGGCTACCTGGACGAGGAGACCAGCCGAGCCCTGTCGGCCCCCAGAGATGAAGCCAAGACTTACTGTGACCCTGGGTCGCAGGAGCCGGTCACCTACGGCCAGCTCCAACAGCAGTGCCGGCCCGACCAGCTGACGGGGCTGAGCCTGCTGCCGCTGTCGGAGAAGGCCGCCCAGGCCCGGCGCGAGGGGCTCTGCTCTGAGCTGCAGGCCCGTGAGACCTTTCAGAAGACTGCCGTGGAGGTACCTATGGGCAGCTTCAAGGGCAGGACGGTGACGGTGTGGGAGCTGCTCAGCTCCGAGTACTTCACggtggagcagagagaggagctgcTGCGGCAGTTTCGGACGGGCACGGTCACCGTGGAGAAGATCATCAAGATCCTCATCACCATCGTGGAAGAGGTTGAGACCGTGCGGCAGGAGAGGCTGTCTTTCAGTGGCCTCCGCACCCCGGTGCCAGCCAGCGAGCTCGTGGCCTCCGGGGTCCTCAGCAGGACCCAGTTCGAGCAGCTCAAGGACGGCAAGATCTCGGTGAAGGAGCTGTCGGAGCTGAGCTCTGTGCAGACCCTGCTGCAGGGCGGCGGGTGCCTGGCCGGCATCTACCTTGAGGACTCCAAGGAGAAGGTGACCATCTACCAGGCCATGCAGCGAGGCCTGCTCAGGCCCAGCACGGCCACTCTCCTGCTCGAGGCCCAGGCGGCCACCGGCTTTCTCGTGGACCCTGTGCGGAACCAGCGCTTGTATGTCCACGAGGCTGTGAAGGCAGGTGTCGTGGGCCCCGAGCTGCACGAGAAGCTGCTGTCGGCCGAGAAGGCCGTCACCGGCTACAAGGACCCCTACTCGGGCAGCACCATCTCCCTCTTCCAGGCCATGAAGAAGGGCCTGGTCCTTAGGGACCATGGCATCCGCCTGCTGGAGGCCCAGATCGCCACGGGCGGCATCATCGACCCCGTGCACAGCCACCGGCTGCCCTTGGACGTGGCCTACCAGCGCGGCTACTTCGACGAGGAGATGAACCGCGTCCTGGCGGACCCGAGCGACGACACCAAGGGCTTCTTCGACCCCAACACGCACGAGAACCTCACGTACCTGCAGCTGCTGGAGCGCTGTGTGGAGGACCCCGAGACGGGGCTGCGCCTGCTGCCCCTCAAAGGCTCCGAGAAGGCAGAGGTGGTGGAGACCACGCAGCTGTACACCGAGGAGGAGACCCGCAGAGCGTTCGAGGAGACGCAGATAGAGATCCCCGGCAGCGGCGGCCGCAGCGGCTCCACTATGTCCTTGTGGGAGGTGATGCAGTCGGACCTGATCCCAGAGGAGCAGCGCACCCGGCTCATGGCTGACTTCCAGGCCGGCCGGGTGACCAAGGAGcgcatgatcatcatcatcatcgagATCATCGAGAAGACCGAGATCGTGCGCCAGCAGAACCTGGCTTCCTACGACTACATCCGCCGCCGCCTCACCGCCGAGGACCTCTACGAGGCCCGGATCATCTCCCGCGAGACATACAGCCTCCTCCGGGAGGGCACCAAGAGCTTCCGAGAGGTGCTGGAGGAGGAGGCGGCCTCGCGCTACCTCTACGGCACGGGCTGCGTGGCCGGAGTCTACCTGCCGGGCTCTAGGCAGACGCTCACCATCTACCAGGCCCTCAAGAAGGGACTGCTGAGCGCCGAGGTGGCCCGCTTACTGCTGGAGGCACAGGCGGCCACGGGCTTCCTCCTGGAGCCCGTGAAGGGCGAGCGGCTGACCGTGGACGAAGCCGTGCGGAAGGGCCTGGTGGGCCCCGAGCTGCACGACCGGCTGCTCTCGGCGGAGCGGGCTGTGACCGGTTATCGTGACCCCTATACGGAGCAGACGATCTCGCTCTTCCAGGCCATGAAGAAGGACCTGATCCCCGAGGAGGAGGCCCTGCGGCTGCTGGACGCCCAGCTGGCCACGGGCGGCATCGTGGACCCGCGCCTGGGCTTCCGTCTCCCCCTGGAGGTGGCCTACCAGCGTGGCTACCTCCACAAGGACACGTATGACCGGCTGTCGGAGCCCAGCGAGGTGCGCAGCTACCTGGACCCCTGCACGGACGAGCGTCTCAGCTACACGCAGCTGCTCCGGAGGTGCCGCCCCCACGAGGCCAGCGGCCAGCGCCTCCTGCCCCTCTCGGACGCCCGCAAGCTGACCTTCCGCGGCCTGCGCAAGCAGGTCACGGTGGAAGAGCTGGTGCGCTCGCAGGTCATGGACGAGGCTACGGCTCTGCGGCTGCAGGAGGGCCTGGCCTCCGTGGAGGAGGTCACCCAGAACCTGCAGAAGTTCCTCGAGGGCACTAGCTGCATTGCCGGCGTCTTCGTGGATGCCACCAAGGAGCGGCTGTCGGTGTACCAGGCCATGAAGAAAGGCATCATCCGCCCCGGCACGGCCTTCGAGCTCCTGGAAGCACAGGCGGCCACCGGCTACGTCATTGACCCCATCAAGGGGCTCAAGCTGACCGTGGAGGAGGCCGTGCGCATGGGCATCGTGGGCCCTGAGTTCAAGGACAAACTGCTGTCGGCCGAGCGCGCCGTCACCGGCTACAAGGATCCCTACTCCGGGAAGCTCATCTCCCTCTTCCAGGCCATGAAGAAGGGCCTGATCCTGAAGGACCACGGCATCCGCCTGCTGGAGGCCCAGATCGCCACGGGCGGCATCATTGACCCCGAGGAGAGCCACCGGCTGCCTGTGGAGGTGGCCTACAAGCGCGGCCTCTTCGACGAGGAGATGAACGAGATCCTGACGGACCCGAGCGACGACACCAAGGGCTTCTTCGACCCCAACACGGAGGAGAATCTCACGTACCTGCAGCTGATGGAGCGCTGCATCACGGACCCCCAGACGGGCCTGTGCCTGCTGCCCTTGAAGGAGAGGAAGCGGGAACGGAAGACGTCCTCCAAGTCCTCGGTGCGCAAGCGCCGTGTGGTGATCGTGGACCCGGAGACGGGCAAGGAGATGTCTGTGTACGAGGCCTACCGCAAGGGCCTCATCGACCACCAGACGTACCTGGAGCTGTCCGAGCAGGAGTGCGAGTGGGAGGAGATCACCATCTCCTCCTCGGACGGCGTGGTCAAGTCCATGATCATCGACCGCCGCTCGGGCCGCCAGTACGACATCGACGAGGCCATTGCCAGGAGCCTGATCGACCGCTCGGCACTGGACCAGTACCGCGCCGGCACGCTCTCCATCACGGAGTTCGCAGACATGCTCTCGGGCAACGCCGGCGGCTTCCGCTCCCGCTCGTCCTCCGTGGGGTCCTCCTCGTCCTACCCCATCAGCCCTGCAGCCTCCAGGACCCAGGGGACCTCCTGGTTGGACCCCACGGAGGAGACGGGCCCTGTGGCCGGCATCCTGGACACGGAGACTCTGGAGAAGGTATCCATCACAGAGGCCATGCACCGCAACCTGGTGGACAATATCACGGGGCAGCGGCTGCTGGAGGCCCAGGCCTGCACGGGGGGCATCATCGACCCCAGCACCGGCGAGCGCTTCCCCGTCACAGATGCTGTCAACAAGGGCCTGGTGGACAAGATCATGGTGGACCGCATCAACCTGGCTCAGAAAGCCTTCTGCGGCTTCGAGGACCCGCGCACCAAGACCAAGATGTCAGCCGCTCAGGCCCTGAAGAAGGGCTGGCTCTATTACGAGGCGGGCCAGCGGTTCCTGGAGGTGCAGTACCTGACCGGCGGCCTGATCGAGCCTGATGCCGCAGGCCGCGTGCCCCTGGATGAGGCCCTGCAGCGCGGCATGGTGGACGCCCGGACCGCCCAGAAGCTGCGAGACGTGGGCGCCTACTCCAAGTACCTCACCTGCCCCAAGACCAAGCTCAAGATCTCCTACAAGGACGCACTGGACCGCAGCATGGTGGAGGAGGGCACGGGGCTGCGGCTGCTGGAGGCGGCCGCCCAGTCCAGCAAGGGCTACTACAGCCCCTACAGCGTCAGTGGCTCGGGCTCCACGGCCGGTTCGCGCTCTGG
Proteins encoded in this region:
- the PLEC gene encoding plectin isoform X14, whose amino-acid sequence is MDRYSMEELIQLGQDERDRVQKKTFTKWVNKHLIKAQRHISDLYEDLRDGHNLISLLEVLSGDSLPRERDVIRSSRLPREKGRMRFHKLQNVQIALDYLRHRQVKLVNIRNDDIADGNPKLTLGLIWTIILHFQISDIQVSGQSEDMTAKEKLLLWSQRMVEGYHGLRCDNFTSSWRDGRLFNAIIHRHKPMLIDMNKVYRQTNLENLDQAFSVAERDLGVTRLLDPEDVDVPQPDEKSIITYVSSLYDAMPRVPDVQDGVKANELQLRWQEYRELVVLLLQWIRHHTAAFEERRFPASFEEIEILWCQFLKFKETELPAKEADKNRSKGIHQSLEGALQAGQLKMPPGYHPLDVEKEWGKLHVAILEREKQLRSEFERLECLQRIVSKLQMEAGLCEEQLNHADALLQSDVRLLAASKAPQRAAEVERDLDKADGMIRMLFNDVQTLKDGRHPQGEQMYRRVYRLHERLVAVRTEHNLRLQAGAAAPVAQVSAQSTQRRPELEDAALRYLQDLLAWVGENQRRVDSAEWGGDLPSVEAELGSHRGLHRSVEEFRAKIERARADEGQLAPAPRGAYRDCLGRLDLQYAKLLNSSKARLRSLESLHGFVAAATKELMWLSEKEEEEVGFDWGEHNSNMAAKKESYSALMRELELKEKKIKEIQSTGDRLLREGHPAQPTVESFQAALQTQWSWMLQLCCCIEAHLKENTAYFQFFSDVRETEEQLRKLQETLRRKYTCDRTITVTRLEDLLQDAQDEKDRLNEYRAHLSGLAKRAKAIVQLKPRNQAHPVRGRVPLLAVCDYKQVEVTVHKGDECQLLGPAQPSHWKVLSSSGSEAAVPSVCFLVPPPNQEAQDAVTRLEAQHQALAILWQQLHVDMKSLLAWQSLSRDTQLIRSWSLVTFRTLKPEEQRQALRSLELHYQAFLRDSQDAGGFGPEDRLQAEREYGACSRHYQQLLQSMEQGAQEESRCQRCISELKDIRLQLEACETRTVHRLRLPLEKEPARECAQRIAEQQKAQAEVEGLGKGVARLSAEAEKVLALPEPSPAAPTLRSELELTLGKLEQVRSLSAIYLEKLKTISLVIRSTQGAEEVLKAHEEQLKEAQAVPATLPELEATKAALKKLRVQAEAQQPVFDALRDELRGAQEVGERLQRQHGERDVDVERWRERVAPLLERWQAVLAQTDVRQRELEQLGRQLRYYRESADPLDAWLQDAKQRQEQIQAVPLADSQAVREQLRQEKALLEEIERQREKVEECQRLAKQYINAIKDYELQLVTYKAQLEPVASPAKKPKVQSGSESIIQEYVDLRTRYSELTTLTSQYIKFISETLRRMKEEERLAEQQRAEERERLAQVEAALEKQRQLAEAHAQAKAQAEREAQELQQRMQEEAARREEAAVDAQQQKQSIQEELQHLRQSSEAEIQAKARQVEAAERSRLRIEEEIRVVRLQLEATERQRGGAEGELQALRARAEEAEAQKRQAQEEAERLRRQVQDESQRKRQAEAELALRVKAEAEAAREKQRALQALEELQLQAEEAERRLRQAEAERARQVQVALETAQRSAEVELQSKRASFAEKTAQLERTLQEEHVAVAQLREEAARQAQRQAEAERAREEAERELERWRLKANEALRLRLQAEEVAQQKSLAQAEAEQQKEAAEREARRRGKAEEQAVRQRELAEQELEKQRQLAEGTAQQRLAAEQELIRLRAGTEQGEQQRQLLEEALARLQREADAAAQKRQELEAELATVRAEMEVLLASKARAEEESRSTSEKSKQRLEAEASRFRELAEEAARLRALAEETKRQRQLAEEDAAQQRAEAERVLAEKLAAISEATRLKTEAEIALKEKEAENERLRRLAEDEAFQRRRLEEQAAQHKADIEERLMQLRKASDNELERQKGLVEDTLRQRRQVEEEILALKASFEKAAAGKAELELELGRIRSSAEDTLRSKEQAEREAARQRQLAAEEEQRRREAEERVQKSLVAEEEAARQRKLALEEVERLKAKVEEARRLRERAEQESARQLQLAQEAAQKRLQAEEKAHAFAVQRKEQELQQTLQQEQSVLERLRGEAEAARRAAEEAEEARERAELEAAQSRQQVEEAERLKQLAEEQARARAQAQAAAEKLRKEAEQEAARRAQAEQAALKQKQAADAEMEKHKKFAEQTLRQKAQVEQELTALRLQLEETDHQKGILDEELQRLKAEVTEAARQRSQVEEELFSVRVQMEELSKLKARIEAENRALILRDKDNTQRFLQEEAEKMKQVAEEAARLSVAVQEAARLRQLAEEDLAQQRALAEKMLKEKMQAVQEATRLQAEAELLQQQKELAQEQARQLQEDKEQMAQQLAQETQGFQRTLELERQRQLEMSAEAERLKLRVAELSQAQARAEEDAQRFRRQAEEIGEKLHRTELATQEKVTLVHTLEVQRQQSDHDAERLRAAIAELEREKEKLQEEASLLQQKSEEMQVVQQEQLLQETRALQQSFLSEKDRLLQREQCIEQEKAKLEQLFQDEVAKAQQLREEQQRQQQQMAQERQRLMASMEEALQRQRDAEEGVRRKQEELQQLQQQRQQQEKLLAEENRRLRERLQRLEEEHRAAVAQSEEIAASQAVAAKALPNGRDAPDGPAVEVESEHAFDGLRRKVPAQRLQEVGVLSSEELQRLAEGRTTVAELAQREDVRRYLQGRSGIAGLLLKPTNEKLSVYAALQRQLLSPGTALILLEAQAASGFLLDPVRNRRLTVNEAVKEGVVGPELHHKLLSAERAVTGYKDPYTGEQISLFQAMKKDLVVRDHGIRLLEAQIATGGIIDPVHSHRVPVDVAYQRGYFDEEMSRVLADPSDDTKGFFDPNTHENLTYLQLLERCVEDPETGLRLLPLTDQAARGGELVYTDSEARDVFEKATVSAPFGKFRGRTVTIWELINSEYFTAEQRRDLLRQFRTGKVTVEKIIKIVITVVEEHEQKDQLCFEGLRALVPAAELLESGVIDRDLYHQLQRGERSVREVAEVGAVRRALRGANVIAGVWLEEAGQKLSIYEALKKDLLPPEAAVALLEAQAGTGHIIDPATSARLTVDEAVRAGLVGPELHEKLLSAEKAVTGYKDPYSGQSVSLFQALKKGLIPREQGLRLLDAQLSTGGIVDPSKSHRVPVDVACARGYLDEETSRALSAPRDEAKTYCDPGSQEPVTYGQLQQQCRPDQLTGLSLLPLSEKAAQARREGLCSELQARETFQKTAVEVPMGSFKGRTVTVWELLSSEYFTVEQREELLRQFRTGTVTVEKIIKILITIVEEVETVRQERLSFSGLRTPVPASELVASGVLSRTQFEQLKDGKISVKELSELSSVQTLLQGGGCLAGIYLEDSKEKVTIYQAMQRGLLRPSTATLLLEAQAATGFLVDPVRNQRLYVHEAVKAGVVGPELHEKLLSAEKAVTGYKDPYSGSTISLFQAMKKGLVLRDHGIRLLEAQIATGGIIDPVHSHRLPLDVAYQRGYFDEEMNRVLADPSDDTKGFFDPNTHENLTYLQLLERCVEDPETGLRLLPLKGSEKAEVVETTQLYTEEETRRAFEETQIEIPGSGGRSGSTMSLWEVMQSDLIPEEQRTRLMADFQAGRVTKERMIIIIIEIIEKTEIVRQQNLASYDYIRRRLTAEDLYEARIISRETYSLLREGTKSFREVLEEEAASRYLYGTGCVAGVYLPGSRQTLTIYQALKKGLLSAEVARLLLEAQAATGFLLEPVKGERLTVDEAVRKGLVGPELHDRLLSAERAVTGYRDPYTEQTISLFQAMKKDLIPEEEALRLLDAQLATGGIVDPRLGFRLPLEVAYQRGYLHKDTYDRLSEPSEVRSYLDPCTDERLSYTQLLRRCRPHEASGQRLLPLSDARKLTFRGLRKQVTVEELVRSQVMDEATALRLQEGLASVEEVTQNLQKFLEGTSCIAGVFVDATKERLSVYQAMKKGIIRPGTAFELLEAQAATGYVIDPIKGLKLTVEEAVRMGIVGPEFKDKLLSAERAVTGYKDPYSGKLISLFQAMKKGLILKDHGIRLLEAQIATGGIIDPEESHRLPVEVAYKRGLFDEEMNEILTDPSDDTKGFFDPNTEENLTYLQLMERCITDPQTGLCLLPLKERKRERKTSSKSSVRKRRVVIVDPETGKEMSVYEAYRKGLIDHQTYLELSEQECEWEEITISSSDGVVKSMIIDRRSGRQYDIDEAIARSLIDRSALDQYRAGTLSITEFADMLSGNAGGFRSRSSSVGSSSSYPISPAASRTQGTSWLDPTEETGPVAGILDTETLEKVSITEAMHRNLVDNITGQRLLEAQACTGGIIDPSTGERFPVTDAVNKGLVDKIMVDRINLAQKAFCGFEDPRTKTKMSAAQALKKGWLYYEAGQRFLEVQYLTGGLIEPDAAGRVPLDEALQRGMVDARTAQKLRDVGAYSKYLTCPKTKLKISYKDALDRSMVEEGTGLRLLEAAAQSSKGYYSPYSVSGSGSTAGSRSGSRTGSRAGSRRGSFDATSSGFSMTFSSSSYSSSGYGRRYASGPASSLGGPESAVA